A window of Helicoverpa armigera isolate CAAS_96S chromosome 30, ASM3070526v1, whole genome shotgun sequence contains these coding sequences:
- the LOC110381571 gene encoding serine protease snake, which produces MRNIVYPKFCSMDVFVPTLCCKQCKSVDNSSEPEAIMRGAGLAGVVGGFDAEGYKYRHMALLGYGEDPKNAMWLCAGSIISDYYILTAAHCTSSPISGIKFAALGVLRRTDDFHMWQIYDIAQVIPYPDYEPPSMYDDIALLETTSRIRYNAEVAPACLYKSHDIPDIAAAAGWVDLANKQPVPEHLQIVYMTKFSDEECRRQFPRHEHHLQKGYDNVTQACYADIYNFGDTCEGESGGPLQVKTENSKKSVCEHTIFGITSFGKTCGAGVPGMYTRVSHYVPWIESHTKRLP; this is translated from the exons ATGAGAAATATTGTTTATCCAAag TTCTGTTCAATGGACGTTTTCGTGCCTACATTATGCTGTAAACAGTGTAAATCTGTGGATAACTCCAG CGAACCAGAAGCTATAATGCGGGGGGCAGGTTTAGCTGGTG TAGTCGGCGGCTTCGACGCCGAAGGATATAAATATCGTCACATG GCTCTGCTAGGCTATGGAGAAGATCCAAAGAATGCGATGTGGCTGTGTGCTGGCTCCATCATCAGTGACTACTATATCCTCACTGCAGCTCACTGCACCTCAAGTCCTATCTc aggtATAAAATTCGCAGCGCTGGGCGTACTGAGACGAACTGATGACTTCCATATGTGGCAGATATATGATATCGCGCAAGTTATACCATATCCTGACTATGAACCACCTTCTATGTACGATGACATCGCGTTACTGGAGACCACGTCTAG AATAAGATACAACGCGGAAGTAGCCCCAGCATGTTTGTATAAGAGTCATGACATACCTGACATCGCCGCGGCCGCCGGCTGGGTAGACCTCGCCAATAAGCAACCCGTGCCTGAACACTTGCAAATC GTGTATATGACAAAGTTCTCTGACGAGGAATGCAGAAGACAGTTCCCACGACATGAACATCATCTTCAGAAGGGCTATGACAACGTCACTCAAGCTTGCTACGCggatatttataattttggagATACATGTGAG GGCGAAAGTGGCGGGCCCCTTCAAGTAAAGACGGAAAACTCTAAGAAGTCAGTTTGTGAACACACTATATTTGGCATCACGTCTTTCGGGAAGACTTGTGGAGCTGGCGTGCCAGGGATGTATACCAGGGTCTCACATTACGTGCCCTGGATCGAGAGCCATACTAAGAGGCTGCCTTga